The Trachemys scripta elegans isolate TJP31775 chromosome 21, CAS_Tse_1.0, whole genome shotgun sequence genome has a segment encoding these proteins:
- the MPZL2 gene encoding myelin protein zero-like protein 2: MDPPPPVHGPSWMGAVLFLGGQLLALWPVAAVEVHTSREVEALNGTNVRLKCTFSSSSPVSQRVTVTWNFQPQGMNSHESVLYYYEEPYPPTSGRFKERVTWDGNIDRNDASIVVWNLNPTDNGTFACQVKNPPDVDGTIGEIQLRVVQQVHFSEIHILALVIGSACALMIIVVIMVVVWRHYRNRRQEKSTEMVETELTEKEKLKSSEEKGAVPLED; encoded by the exons ATGGACCCGCCACCCCCCGTGCATGGCCCCAGCTGGATGGGGGCTGTGCTCTTCCTTGGGGGACAGCTCCTAG CACTCTGGCCTGTGGCAGCTGTGGAAGTTCACACTTCCAGGGAAGTAGAAGCTCTGAATGGGACCAATGTACGCTTAAAATGCACCTTTTCCAGCTCCAGCCCAGTTAGCCAGCGTGTGACGGTGACCTGGAACTTCCAGCCCCAGGGAATGAACTCTCATGAGTCT GTGCTCTACTACTATGAGGAGCCCTATCCCCCAACCAGTGGGCGGTTTAAAGAGCGAGTTACTTGGGATGGGAACATTGACCGGAACGATGCTTCCATCGTCGTCTGGAACTTGAATCCCACTGACAATGGGACGTTCGCTTGCCAGGTGAAGAACCCGCCAGATGTTGATGGCACGATTGGCGAAATCCAACTCCGTGTTGTGCAGCAAG TGCATTTCTCGGAAATCCACATCCTGGCTCTGGTCATAGGGTCTGCCTGTGCTCTGATGATCATTGTGGTGATAATGGTAGTTGTCTGGCGACACTATCGGAACAGACGGCAAGAGAAGAGCACTGAGATGGTGGAGACAGAACT AACGGAAAAGGAGAAGCTGAAGAGTTCAGAAGAGAAGGGAGCTGTCCCATTAGAAGACTAA